The genomic region GATGTCCGAGCGGCAGCGCCAGAGTGGAAAGAGGTAATTCCTAGATAAAAAATTCATTAAATTATGTCTAATTATCAGGAAGAAATTGCTAAAATTCTTCGTTGTTCTCCTAATGTCATTTTTGATTTGGAGGGTAGAATGAATGATTGTGCAGGTAAAAGTGGTATTTTGGAAGAGCTATGGAGAGAAAATAATCAAATAATAGAGAATAGGATTAAACGATTAGGCATCAATAATTTAAGCGCGGAAAAGATTTTTACATCGTTGATTAACAAAATTTCTAAAGCTGATAAAATTTTTGTTCAGCGATTGGGAAATATATCATTAACACAGGTTGCTGATTGTCAGCGAGTTTTAGATTTTCTTTATACGCATCTCCCGCCGCTGAAGGGATTTTTTATTAAAAAAGAAAAAGCGAAGGAGTTACTAATAAAAGAACCACCCCAAAAAATTTTATCCTATTTGGGCTATAACGATGTTAAAGAGATGATAGACAAAGAGGATTTAGATGAAATTTTTGCTGCATTGCGTTTTGTTGAGGACAACCAGTGGCTTAATCAAGTGTTTTTTAAACAATATGAGGATTTAAAATCCGAGGATTTTGAGAGTAGAGAAGTAAAATTAAAAGCTTTGTCTATTAAATGGAAGGGAGCGGCAGAAAAATTTGTAATTAAAAAATATCATAATATCAGTCATCTTAAAGAATTTGGTGTAGTTTTTGTTATCCCAGTGGTCTTGAATATTCCAGGCGAAGTTTTGCGAATGATTTCTTTGATTTTACACTATTATTACGAAGTAAAATTTTATTCTGATATTTTTCGTCAATATAGTAAAGATAATGATTTTGCGCAAAAGTTAATAACAATTTTGAAGGGGGATTTGGGCGGGCAACTGGATAGAAGGGCAAAATGTCAGTGGTTAATTATTCAGCAATATTTGGCAAAAGACAATGAAAATGACCCACGACTTTTTGTTCCGCATGTTAATCCTGAAGCCGTTCATTGGTATAAAGCCGAAAATGATATGGCAAAATTTGGACAATGGCTTGAGGGCATTGAGGAGGATTTTAGTTTTTGGGAAGGGATTAGTTGGGTTGGGAAATATTTTTTAAATCAGGAAGGAAAAGAAGAATTGGTAAGTTTTGATTTGATTGATAACACCATGTCGTTAGTTAAAGAAAAAGAAAGAATAAAGTATTTGTATCATCAGCAGGAGGCATTGTGGAACGAAATTTTTGCCCGTTATTTTAGTCACGAAGAATTAGAGAAAAAAATTAAAGAAAATTTAATTAAAGGCACCATTGATTTATGAATAATATTTTTAAAAATTTTTATCAGCCGATGACGTGCAAACAAGCACTAAAAACATTTTTGGCTTATATTGCGCTTTTATTAGCCCAGTTTTTGATTGAATATTGTTTTATGATTTTGGCTATTTTTTATTCGCCGAGGTTAAGTTATTGGTTTGCGAGTAAATTTAATCTAAAAATATTTTTATTTTTTAGCGGCATAATTAGTTTGCTATTAGTTTTTGAAGCATTAAAAGAGGGAAGAAGAGAAAGATAAAATTATTTTATTGACGAAAACGATTTTTTTTGTTAAAATGCTACCACTATGCAATTAAAAGCAATACTTCGAAACGTCAAAAAAAGCCCAAAATATTATTTAAAAAACGGTTTTGTGCCGGCTGTTTTATATGGTAAGGGAATTGAAAATGTTCACTTGGCCGTTCCCAAGGGAGAATTTGAAGATGTATTTAATGAAGCTGGGGAAACAGATATTGTTGATTTAATTATTGAAGATGACAAGAAAAAGCATCCAGTCTTAATTTATGATGTTCAATATCATTATATTAATCATCAGCCCATTCATATAGATTTTTATCAGATTCGTCGCGATCAAAAAATTAAGACGCATATCCCAGTTGAATATATTGGTGAGTCGCCAGCCGTAAAGAATTTTGGCGGTATTTTGGTTAAAAATGTAAATGAAATTGAAGTAGAGGCATTGCCCCAAGATTTACCGCATAATATTCCAGTGGATGTTT from Patescibacteria group bacterium harbors:
- a CDS encoding 50S ribosomal protein L25, giving the protein MQLKAILRNVKKSPKYYLKNGFVPAVLYGKGIENVHLAVPKGEFEDVFNEAGETDIVDLIIEDDKKKHPVLIYDVQYHYINHQPIHIDFYQIRRDQKIKTHIPVEYIGESPAVKNFGGILVKNVNEIEVEALPQDLPHNIPVDVSKLETIDSKILIKDLMVSEKVKILAAPDTVVAAVVAPKEEEVVAAPSITEIKIETEEKKAERVQAEKQSDEKSE